In Alphaproteobacteria bacterium US3C007, one genomic interval encodes:
- the rplJ gene encoding 50S ribosomal protein L10, translated as MDRAQKEKVVEELGQIFESSGVVVVSHYAGLTVAEMQDLRARARQGGSAVRVAKNRLAKIALDGMPCAGIADFLTGMTVLTFSEDPVAAAKVAEDFAKENKKFEILGGAMGENVLDRAGVEAVSKMPSREELIASIVGCIGAPASNIAGAIGAPASNIAGILSSIEDKAAA; from the coding sequence GTGGATAGAGCACAAAAAGAGAAAGTGGTCGAGGAACTCGGCCAAATCTTTGAAAGCTCTGGCGTTGTGGTAGTGTCTCACTATGCAGGGCTTACAGTTGCTGAAATGCAAGATCTGCGCGCCCGCGCCCGTCAGGGTGGAAGCGCAGTTCGTGTTGCCAAAAACAGGCTCGCCAAGATCGCCCTTGATGGGATGCCATGCGCAGGCATAGCAGATTTTCTGACAGGGATGACTGTTCTAACCTTTTCCGAGGACCCGGTGGCAGCAGCCAAAGTGGCCGAGGATTTCGCCAAAGAGAATAAAAAGTTTGAAATTCTCGGTGGCGCGATGGGTGAGAATGTTTTGGATCGTGCCGGCGTTGAGGCCGTGTCGAAAATGCCTTCACGCGAAGAGCTTATTGCTTCGATCGTGGGCTGCATCGGCGCTCCTGCTTCAAACATCGCAGGCGCAATTGGCGCACCTGCTTCGAATATCGCCGGCATTTTGTCGAGCATCGAAGACAAGGCAGCTGCTTAA
- the nusG gene encoding transcription termination/antitermination protein NusG, with protein sequence MAKRWYSVSVLSNFEKKIAEQIKTSVVEANLEGEIEEVLVPTEEVIEVRRGKKVTAERRFMPGYVLVRMEMSDQGYHLINSINRVTGFLGPQGRPMPMRDAEVNAILNRVQEGEESPRTLLHYEIGEKVKVNDGPFEDFDALVEGVDDENQRLKVTVSIFGRETPVELEYTQVTKQA encoded by the coding sequence ATGGCAAAGCGGTGGTACTCGGTAAGCGTTCTTTCAAATTTCGAGAAGAAAATCGCCGAGCAAATAAAAACATCTGTGGTCGAGGCAAATCTCGAAGGTGAGATTGAAGAAGTTTTGGTGCCCACCGAAGAGGTGATTGAGGTGCGGCGTGGCAAAAAAGTCACGGCTGAACGTCGCTTCATGCCCGGCTATGTGTTGGTGCGCATGGAGATGAGTGATCAGGGGTATCACTTGATCAACTCGATCAATCGCGTAACAGGGTTTTTGGGGCCGCAGGGCCGCCCAATGCCGATGCGAGACGCAGAAGTAAACGCAATTTTGAATCGCGTTCAAGAAGGCGAAGAATCGCCGCGCACATTGCTGCACTACGAGATCGGCGAAAAAGTCAAAGTGAATGACGGTCCGTTTGAAGATTTCGACGCGTTGGTTGAAGGCGTGGATGATGAGAACCAGCGTCTGAAAGTAACAGTGTCAATTTTTGGCCGCGAGACGCCGGTCGAATTGGAATATACTCAGGTAACCAAACAAGCCTGA
- the rpoB gene encoding DNA-directed RNA polymerase subunit beta — protein sequence MAQSYLGQKRLRKYYGKIREVLDMPNLIEVQKSSYDLFLRSGEAEIPTDGEGIKGVFQSVFPIKDFNETSVLEFVGYDLEKPKYDVEECQQRDMTYSAPLKVTLRLIVFDVDEDTGAKSVKDIKEQDVFMGDMPLMTPNGTFVVNGTERVIVSQMHRSPGVFFDHDKGKTHSSGKLLFACRIIPYRGSWLDFEFDAKDLVFARIDRRRKLPVTTLLYALGLDQEGIMSAYYDTVNFHVVKGKGWKTKFFPERVRGTRPIYDLIDAATGEVIAEAGKKVTPRAVKKLIDEGKVTELLVPFDQIIGKFVSQDLINEETGAIYVEAGDELTAEYDKEGEMIGGSLKDLVDAGFADIPVLDIDNVNVGPYMRNTMMQDKNLSRDTALMDIYRVMRPGEPPTVDAASALFDTLFFDSERYDLSAVGRVKMNMRLALDAEDTQRTLRKEDIVSCIKALVELRDGKGDIDDIDHLGNRRVRSVGELMENQYRVGLLRMERAIKERMSSVEIDTVMPQDLINAKPAAAAVREFFGSSQLSQFMDQTNPLSEVTHKRRLSALGPGGLTRERAGFEVRDVHATHYGRMCPIETPEGPNIGLINSLATFARVNKYGFIETPYRIVKDATVTDEVHYLSATEEMRHTVAQANAKLDVNGRFVNDLVSTRQSGDYTLAPVENVDLIDVSPKQLVSVAASLIPFLENDDANRALMGSNMQRQAVPLLRAEAPLVGTGIEEIVARDSGAAIMAKRAGVVDQVDAQRIVIRATEDLDLGDAGVDIYRMRKFQRSNQNTCINQRPLIKVGQAVSKGEVIADGPSTDLGELALGKNVVVAFMPWNGYNYEDSILISERVARDDVFTSVHIEEFEVAARDTKLGPEEITRDIPNVGEEALRNLDEAGIVYIGADVEPGDILVGKITPKGESPMTPEEKLLRAIFGEKASDVRDTSLRVKPGDFGTVVEVRVFNRHGVEKDERALQIEREEVERLARDRDDELAILDRNIYARLRSMIIGKTVLKGPKGVKANAVIDEDLLESLSRGQWWQLALSEEGDAKIVEALHEQYEVQKRILDARFEDKVEKVRRGDDLPPGVMKMVKVFIAVKRKLQPGDKMAGRHGNKGVISKVVPMEDMPFLADGTPVDFCLNPLGVPSRMNVGQILETHMGWAARGLGVNIDESLNDYRRSGDLTPVREAMRLAYGDDVYEEGIAGMDEDSLVEAAGNVCNGVPIATPVFDGAKEGDVNDALVRAGFDQSGQSILFDGRTGEQFTRPVTVGIKYLLKLHHLVDDKIHARSTGPYSLVTQQPLGGKAQFGGQRFGEMEVWALEAYGAAYTLQEMLTVKSDDVAGRTKVYESIVKGEDNFEAGIPESFNVLVKEVRGLGLNMELLDTEDDA from the coding sequence ATGGCTCAATCATATCTCGGCCAGAAGCGTTTGCGTAAATATTACGGAAAAATTCGCGAAGTTCTTGACATGCCAAACCTGATTGAAGTGCAAAAATCATCTTATGATTTGTTTTTGCGCTCGGGCGAGGCGGAAATTCCCACTGATGGCGAAGGCATCAAAGGCGTTTTCCAATCGGTGTTTCCGATCAAAGATTTCAACGAAACCTCTGTGCTGGAATTTGTTGGCTATGATTTAGAAAAGCCCAAATATGACGTCGAGGAATGCCAGCAGCGTGATATGACCTATAGTGCTCCGCTCAAGGTCACGCTGCGGCTGATCGTGTTTGATGTTGATGAAGATACGGGCGCCAAATCGGTAAAAGACATTAAAGAGCAAGACGTGTTTATGGGCGATATGCCTTTGATGACACCGAATGGCACCTTTGTTGTCAACGGGACCGAACGGGTGATCGTTTCACAGATGCATCGCTCTCCTGGGGTGTTTTTCGATCATGATAAAGGTAAAACGCACAGCTCGGGTAAGCTGTTATTCGCCTGCCGGATCATTCCGTATCGCGGGTCTTGGCTTGATTTTGAATTTGATGCCAAAGACTTGGTGTTTGCGCGGATCGATCGCCGCCGTAAATTGCCGGTAACCACGCTGCTTTACGCGCTTGGCCTGGATCAAGAAGGCATCATGAGCGCCTATTATGATACGGTGAATTTCCACGTTGTGAAAGGCAAAGGGTGGAAAACGAAATTCTTCCCAGAGCGCGTGCGCGGCACCCGTCCAATTTATGATCTAATCGATGCAGCGACGGGTGAAGTGATTGCTGAAGCCGGCAAAAAAGTAACGCCCCGCGCGGTGAAAAAATTGATCGATGAGGGCAAAGTAACCGAGCTTTTGGTGCCGTTTGACCAAATTATTGGTAAATTTGTGTCTCAAGATTTAATCAATGAGGAAACCGGCGCGATTTACGTAGAAGCGGGTGATGAACTAACCGCGGAATATGATAAAGAAGGCGAAATGATCGGTGGATCGTTGAAAGATCTTGTGGATGCCGGCTTTGCCGATATTCCCGTACTTGATATCGATAACGTCAATGTTGGCCCCTATATGCGCAACACCATGATGCAGGATAAAAACCTCAGCCGTGATACCGCGCTGATGGATATTTACCGCGTCATGCGCCCGGGCGAACCGCCCACCGTAGATGCTGCTTCCGCGCTGTTTGACACGCTGTTTTTCGACAGCGAGCGCTATGATTTATCCGCGGTTGGCCGCGTGAAAATGAATATGCGTTTGGCGCTTGATGCAGAAGATACGCAGCGCACATTGCGCAAAGAAGATATTGTGTCTTGCATCAAGGCGTTGGTTGAGCTGCGCGATGGCAAGGGTGATATCGACGATATTGATCACTTGGGCAACCGGCGCGTGCGTTCGGTTGGCGAATTGATGGAAAACCAATATCGGGTCGGATTGCTGCGGATGGAGCGGGCAATTAAAGAACGGATGTCATCGGTCGAAATCGATACTGTGATGCCACAGGATTTGATCAACGCGAAACCGGCTGCTGCCGCGGTGCGTGAATTCTTTGGGTCCAGCCAATTATCGCAATTTATGGACCAAACCAACCCTCTTTCAGAAGTCACCCACAAACGCCGCCTGTCGGCGCTTGGGCCAGGCGGGTTAACGCGTGAGCGGGCCGGTTTTGAGGTGCGCGACGTGCACGCAACCCATTATGGGCGCATGTGTCCGATTGAAACGCCGGAGGGGCCAAATATTGGCCTAATCAACTCATTGGCAACCTTTGCACGCGTGAACAAATATGGTTTTATCGAAACGCCCTATCGGATCGTGAAGGATGCGACGGTGACGGATGAGGTACATTACCTCTCTGCCACAGAAGAAATGCGCCATACGGTGGCACAAGCCAATGCGAAATTGGACGTGAACGGACGGTTTGTGAATGATCTGGTGAGCACGCGGCAATCTGGCGATTACACGCTTGCGCCCGTCGAGAATGTTGACCTGATCGATGTGAGCCCAAAGCAGTTGGTATCGGTTGCGGCCTCGCTAATTCCGTTTTTGGAAAATGACGATGCGAACCGCGCTTTGATGGGCTCGAACATGCAACGTCAGGCGGTGCCTTTGCTACGGGCCGAGGCGCCTTTGGTTGGCACGGGCATCGAAGAAATCGTAGCGCGGGATTCCGGTGCGGCGATTATGGCGAAACGCGCGGGTGTAGTGGATCAGGTTGACGCGCAGCGGATCGTTATCCGGGCGACCGAAGACCTGGATCTTGGCGATGCGGGTGTTGATATTTACCGGATGCGTAAATTCCAGCGCAGCAACCAAAATACTTGCATCAACCAGCGCCCACTCATTAAAGTGGGGCAAGCGGTGTCTAAAGGCGAAGTGATCGCTGATGGGCCCTCAACTGATTTGGGTGAATTGGCTTTAGGTAAAAACGTGGTGGTCGCGTTTATGCCTTGGAACGGCTATAATTACGAAGATTCAATTCTGATTTCAGAGCGCGTGGCGCGCGATGATGTGTTTACGTCGGTTCATATTGAAGAATTTGAAGTGGCAGCGCGCGACACCAAGCTTGGCCCTGAAGAAATCACACGTGATATTCCAAATGTTGGCGAAGAAGCGCTGCGCAATTTGGATGAGGCGGGGATCGTTTATATTGGTGCTGATGTAGAGCCAGGTGATATTCTGGTTGGAAAAATCACGCCGAAAGGCGAAAGCCCAATGACGCCTGAAGAAAAGCTTCTCAGAGCGATCTTTGGTGAGAAAGCGTCGGATGTGCGCGATACATCTTTGCGCGTTAAGCCAGGCGATTTTGGTACGGTTGTTGAAGTGCGCGTGTTCAACCGCCATGGCGTTGAAAAAGATGAGCGCGCTTTGCAAATTGAGCGCGAAGAGGTTGAGCGTTTGGCGCGAGACCGCGATGACGAGCTGGCGATTTTGGATCGCAACATCTATGCCCGTCTGCGCAGTATGATCATTGGCAAGACGGTTCTAAAAGGCCCGAAAGGCGTGAAAGCCAACGCCGTGATCGACGAAGATTTGCTTGAGAGTTTAAGCCGTGGCCAGTGGTGGCAATTGGCGTTGAGCGAAGAGGGCGATGCGAAGATCGTTGAGGCCTTGCACGAGCAATATGAAGTACAAAAGCGGATTCTAGACGCCCGCTTTGAAGATAAAGTTGAAAAAGTGCGCCGCGGTGATGATCTGCCCCCTGGCGTTATGAAAATGGTAAAAGTCTTTATCGCGGTGAAGCGTAAGCTGCAGCCAGGCGATAAAATGGCGGGCCGTCACGGCAATAAAGGGGTGATCTCAAAGGTTGTGCCAATGGAAGATATGCCTTTCTTGGCAGATGGAACGCCTGTTGATTTCTGTTTGAACCCTCTGGGCGTGCCTTCGCGTATGAATGTGGGCCAAATCTTAGAAACCCATATGGGGTGGGCGGCGCGCGGTCTGGGCGTGAATATCGATGAATCCTTGAATGATTATCGTCGTTCGGGTGATTTGACACCGGTGCGTGAGGCAATGCGTCTGGCATATGGTGATGATGTCTACGAAGAAGGCATTGCCGGCATGGATGAAGACAGTTTGGTTGAAGCGGCGGGCAATGTCTGCAATGGCGTGCCGATCGCGACACCGGTCTTTGATGGCGCCAAAGAAGGCGATGTGAATGACGCGCTGGTGCGGGCTGGTTTTGATCAATCGGGCCAATCCATCCTGTTTGATGGCCGCACAGGTGAGCAATTCACCCGTCCGGTCACGGTTGGGATAAAATACCTGCTGAAGTTACATCACTTGGTGGATGATAAAATCCACGCACGCTCAACTGGGCCCTACAGCTTGGTCACGCAGCAGCCATTGGGTGGTAAAGCCCAATTTGGCGGCCAGCGCTTTGGTGAAATGGAGGTTTGGGCTTTGGAAGCTTACGGCGCGGCTTACACATTGCAAGAAATGTTGACGGTCAAATCTGATGACGTTGCAGGGCGGACGAAAGTCTATGAAAGCATCGTTAAAGGTGAAGATAACTTCGAAGCGGGCATTCCGGAATCCTTCAATGTTTTGGTGAAGGAAGTCCGTGGTCTCGGCCTGAATATGGAACTCTTGGACACGGAGGATGATGCGTAG
- the rpoC gene encoding DNA-directed RNA polymerase subunit beta', which produces MNQELTNNPFNPLTSPKVFDEIKVSLASPERILSWSFGEIKKPETINYRTFKPERDGLFCARIFGPTKDYECLCGKYKRMKYRGVVCEKCGVEVTLQKVRRERMGHIELASPVAHIWFLKSLPSRIGLMLDMTLRDLERVLYFENYVVIEPGLTDLTYGQMMTEEEYMDAQDTFGMDAFTANIGAEAIREMLAAIDLESEAEQLRADLKEATGELKPKKIIKRLKVVESFLESGNRPEWMILTVVPVIPPELRPLVPLDGGRFATSDLNDLYRRVINRNNRLKRLIELRAPDIIVRNEKRMLQESVDALFDNGRRGRVITGANKRPLKSLSDMLKGKQGRFRQNLLGKRVDFSGRSVIVTGPELKLHQCGLPKKMALELFKPFIYSRLEAKGLSSTVKQAKKLVEKERPEVWDILDEVIREHPVMLNRAPTLHRLGIQAFEPVLIEGKAIQLHPLVCSAFNADFDGDQMAVHVPLSLEAQLEARVLMMSTNNVLSPANGAPIIVPSQDMILGLYYTTIMREGMKGEGMMFSSIEEVQYALDSGTVHLHAKITARIPQIDEHGSEVMQRFETTPGRVRLGALLPVNNKAPFELVNALLRKKDVQKVIDTVYRYCGQKESVIFCDQIMTMGFREAFKAGISFGKDDMVIPDDKWGIVDTTRQQVKDFEQQYMDGLITQGEKYNKVVDSWSKCNDKVTDAMMNTISAPRLDDDGSESEPNSVYMMAHSGARGSVTQMKQLGGMRGLMAKPNGDIIETPIISNFKEGLTVLEYFNSTHGARKGLSDTALKTANSGYLTRRLVDVAQDCIVRMNDCGTEQSITAETAVNDGEVVSSLAERVLGRVAAEDILRPGTEDMLVAKGELIDEIMADKIDEAGLQTARIRSPLTCEAEEGVCALCYGRDLARGTIVNTGEAVGIIAAQSIGEPGTQLTMRTFHIGGVAQGGQQSFLEASQSGVIEFENPQTLKNAQGDMLVMGRNMKLRILDENGDELASHKLGYGTKLFVAEGAKVERGDKLFEWDPYTLPIIAEKAGVAKHVDLANGVAVREETDDATGMTQKIVIDWRAAAKGSELKPEIILAGEDGEPVRNEAGNPITYPMSVDAILSVEDGQEVKAGDVVARIPREGAKTKDITGGLPRVAELFEARRPKDHAIIAEVDGYVRFGRDYKNKRRISIEPADESLELVEYMVPKGKHIPVAEGDFVQKGDYIMDGNPAPHDILAIMGIEALANYMIDEVQDVYRLQGVKINDKHIEVIVRQMLQKWEIAESGDTTLLKGEHVDKAEFDAANEKALSKGGRPAQGEPILLGITKASLQTRSFISAASFQETTRVLTEASVQGKRDKLVGLKENVIVGRLIPAGTGGATQQVRRIATERDNVVLEARREEAQAAAALAAPSEDDVFKEATASES; this is translated from the coding sequence ATGAACCAGGAACTGACAAACAACCCGTTTAACCCGTTAACGTCACCTAAAGTTTTCGATGAGATCAAAGTCTCTTTGGCCAGCCCAGAGCGGATCCTTTCATGGTCTTTCGGTGAAATCAAAAAGCCCGAAACGATCAATTACCGGACCTTTAAGCCCGAGCGTGATGGTTTGTTCTGCGCGCGAATTTTTGGCCCAACCAAAGATTACGAATGTCTGTGCGGCAAATATAAACGGATGAAGTATCGTGGCGTTGTCTGCGAAAAATGTGGCGTTGAAGTGACGCTGCAGAAGGTCCGCCGGGAACGTATGGGGCATATCGAACTGGCCTCACCCGTTGCACATATTTGGTTCTTAAAGTCGCTGCCATCGCGGATTGGCTTGATGCTGGATATGACGCTTCGTGATTTGGAACGCGTGCTGTATTTTGAAAATTATGTGGTGATCGAGCCTGGTCTGACCGATTTGACCTATGGTCAGATGATGACCGAAGAAGAATATATGGACGCGCAAGACACGTTCGGTATGGATGCATTTACCGCCAATATCGGTGCAGAAGCGATCCGCGAAATGCTGGCGGCGATCGATTTGGAATCTGAAGCCGAGCAATTGCGCGCGGATCTCAAAGAAGCCACGGGTGAGTTGAAGCCGAAAAAAATCATCAAGCGCCTGAAAGTGGTTGAAAGCTTTTTGGAATCGGGCAACCGCCCGGAATGGATGATCCTCACTGTTGTGCCGGTGATTCCGCCGGAGTTGCGCCCCTTGGTGCCATTGGATGGCGGCCGGTTTGCAACGTCGGATTTGAACGATCTTTATCGCCGTGTGATTAACCGCAACAACCGTTTGAAGCGACTGATCGAATTGCGCGCGCCCGATATTATCGTGCGCAACGAAAAGCGGATGCTGCAGGAATCTGTGGATGCGTTGTTCGACAATGGCCGCCGCGGCCGCGTGATCACCGGTGCCAATAAGCGGCCGCTGAAATCGCTGTCGGACATGCTGAAAGGCAAACAGGGCCGTTTCCGTCAAAACTTGCTTGGAAAGCGGGTCGATTTTTCTGGCCGTTCGGTGATCGTGACGGGCCCAGAGCTGAAGCTGCATCAATGTGGCTTGCCTAAGAAAATGGCGCTCGAATTGTTCAAGCCGTTTATCTATTCGCGCCTTGAGGCCAAAGGGCTGTCAAGCACGGTGAAGCAAGCCAAAAAACTGGTTGAAAAAGAGCGTCCTGAAGTATGGGATATTCTGGATGAAGTGATCCGCGAGCACCCGGTAATGTTGAACCGTGCGCCTACTTTGCACCGGTTGGGCATTCAAGCTTTTGAGCCGGTTTTGATAGAAGGCAAAGCCATCCAATTGCATCCGCTGGTCTGTTCTGCGTTCAACGCTGATTTTGACGGTGACCAAATGGCCGTACACGTGCCGCTCAGCTTGGAAGCCCAGCTAGAAGCCCGCGTGTTGATGATGTCCACAAATAACGTGCTGTCACCAGCAAATGGCGCCCCGATTATCGTGCCCTCGCAGGATATGATTTTGGGTCTGTATTACACCACAATCATGCGAGAAGGCATGAAGGGTGAAGGGATGATGTTCAGCTCGATTGAGGAAGTGCAATACGCTCTCGATAGTGGCACTGTGCATTTACATGCCAAAATCACTGCGCGTATTCCGCAAATAGATGAGCATGGCAGCGAAGTGATGCAACGGTTTGAAACCACTCCGGGGCGCGTGCGCCTGGGCGCTCTTTTGCCGGTGAATAACAAAGCGCCGTTTGAATTGGTGAACGCGTTGCTCAGAAAGAAAGATGTCCAAAAGGTGATCGACACTGTCTACCGCTATTGCGGTCAGAAAGAATCGGTAATTTTTTGCGATCAAATTATGACGATGGGCTTCAGAGAAGCGTTCAAAGCCGGTATCTCATTCGGCAAGGATGATATGGTTATCCCAGATGATAAATGGGGGATCGTTGATACGACCCGTCAGCAGGTTAAAGATTTCGAACAGCAATATATGGATGGTCTGATCACACAGGGCGAGAAATATAACAAAGTTGTCGATTCCTGGTCAAAATGTAACGATAAAGTCACCGACGCAATGATGAATACGATTTCGGCGCCGCGCTTGGATGATGACGGATCTGAAAGCGAGCCGAACAGCGTTTATATGATGGCCCATTCGGGCGCGCGTGGATCGGTTACCCAGATGAAGCAACTGGGCGGTATGCGTGGTCTGATGGCCAAGCCGAACGGCGATATTATTGAAACGCCGATCATTTCAAACTTTAAAGAAGGTTTGACGGTGCTTGAATATTTCAACTCTACCCACGGTGCGCGTAAGGGCTTGTCGGATACAGCGTTGAAAACAGCGAACTCTGGATATCTAACCCGGCGTTTGGTTGATGTTGCACAAGATTGCATTGTGCGCATGAATGATTGTGGTACCGAACAATCCATCACGGCCGAAACGGCCGTCAATGATGGGGAAGTTGTCTCATCGTTGGCCGAGCGCGTGTTGGGCCGGGTTGCTGCTGAGGATATTTTACGCCCCGGAACGGAAGACATGTTGGTCGCCAAAGGCGAGCTGATCGATGAGATTATGGCCGATAAGATCGATGAGGCGGGTCTGCAAACGGCGCGCATCCGCTCTCCTTTGACCTGCGAAGCTGAAGAGGGCGTTTGTGCATTGTGCTACGGACGAGATCTTGCGCGCGGTACTATCGTGAATACCGGCGAAGCGGTGGGCATCATCGCGGCGCAATCAATCGGTGAACCTGGTACGCAGCTGACAATGCGGACATTCCACATTGGCGGCGTTGCGCAAGGGGGCCAGCAATCCTTCTTGGAAGCCAGCCAAAGTGGTGTGATTGAGTTTGAGAACCCACAAACGTTGAAAAACGCGCAGGGTGACATGTTGGTGATGGGGCGCAATATGAAGCTGCGCATCCTAGATGAAAATGGGGATGAATTGGCCAGCCATAAATTGGGCTATGGCACGAAGTTATTCGTGGCCGAAGGGGCCAAGGTTGAACGCGGCGATAAATTATTTGAGTGGGATCCCTATACTTTGCCGATCATCGCCGAAAAAGCCGGTGTCGCCAAACATGTGGACCTGGCCAATGGCGTTGCCGTGCGTGAAGAAACCGATGATGCAACCGGGATGACGCAGAAAATCGTTATTGACTGGCGCGCCGCCGCAAAGGGCAGCGAATTGAAGCCTGAAATTATCCTTGCTGGTGAAGATGGTGAGCCTGTGCGCAATGAGGCGGGCAATCCAATTACCTATCCAATGTCGGTTGATGCAATCTTGTCGGTCGAAGATGGTCAAGAGGTGAAAGCGGGGGATGTGGTCGCCCGTATTCCGCGTGAAGGGGCGAAAACAAAAGACATTACAGGTGGTTTGCCGAGGGTTGCTGAATTGTTTGAGGCACGCCGTCCAAAAGATCACGCGATTATCGCGGAAGTCGATGGATATGTGCGCTTTGGGCGCGATTATAAAAACAAGCGACGGATCAGCATTGAGCCGGCCGATGAATCGCTGGAGCTGGTGGAATATATGGTTCCCAAAGGAAAGCATATTCCGGTTGCCGAGGGTGATTTTGTGCAAAAGGGCGATTACATCATGGATGGCAACCCAGCCCCACATGATATTCTGGCCATTATGGGCATTGAAGCGCTGGCAAATTACATGATCGATGAGGTGCAGGATGTGTATCGTTTGCAAGGTGTTAAAATCAACGACAAGCATATCGAAGTGATCGTACGCCAGATGCTGCAGAAATGGGAAATCGCCGAAAGCGGTGACACCACTTTGCTGAAAGGCGAACATGTCGATAAGGCGGAGTTTGACGCAGCAAATGAAAAAGCCCTGTCAAAAGGCGGACGTCCGGCGCAGGGTGAACCTATTTTGCTAGGCATCACAAAAGCATCCTTGCAAACGCGCTCGTTTATCTCTGCCGCCTCATTCCAGGAAACCACACGGGTTCTGACCGAGGCATCGGTGCAAGGCAAGCGGGATAAATTGGTTGGTCTGAAAGAAAACGTGATCGTTGGGCGGCTTATTCCAGCGGGCACAGGGGGCGCGACGCAACAAGTTCGCCGTATCGCCACAGAGCGTGACAATGTGGTGCTTGAAGCGCGCCGCGAGGAAGCTCAGGCTGCGGCCGCCTTAGCCGCACCCAGCGAAGATGATGTGTTTAAAGAGGCTACGGCAAGCGAAAGCTAA
- the rplK gene encoding 50S ribosomal protein L11: MAKKLVGTLKLQVPAGKANPSPPVGPALGQRGINIMEFCKAFNAKTADMEPGAPCPTVISYYQDKSFSMDIKTPPASYYLRKAAKLKSGATNPGRETAGTVTAAQVKEIAEAKMTDLNANDIEGAMQIILGSARSMGIEVK, from the coding sequence ATGGCCAAGAAACTGGTTGGCACGCTTAAATTGCAAGTGCCGGCGGGGAAAGCAAACCCCTCGCCACCCGTAGGACCTGCATTGGGTCAGCGCGGTATTAACATTATGGAGTTCTGTAAAGCTTTCAACGCAAAGACGGCTGATATGGAGCCTGGAGCACCATGCCCGACAGTGATTTCCTACTATCAGGATAAATCATTCTCGATGGATATTAAGACGCCGCCCGCATCTTATTATTTGCGCAAAGCGGCAAAGCTGAAGTCAGGCGCTACCAATCCGGGCCGTGAAACAGCCGGAACCGTGACCGCGGCGCAAGTCAAAGAGATCGCAGAAGCGAAAATGACCGATCTTAACGCAAACGACATCGAAGGCGCGATGCAGATCATTCTGGGATCAGCGCGTTCGATGGGCATCGAGGTGAAGTAA
- the rplL gene encoding 50S ribosomal protein L7/L12 has product MADLKKLAEEIVGLTLLEAQELKTILKDEYGIEPAAGGAVMMAGPAGGDAAGGGAEEQTEFDVILKAAGASKINVIKEVRGITGLGLKEAKELVDAGGKAVKEGVDKAEAEDIKAKLEAAGAEVELK; this is encoded by the coding sequence ATGGCTGATCTGAAGAAACTTGCAGAAGAGATCGTTGGTCTTACCCTGCTGGAAGCACAAGAACTGAAAACCATCCTGAAGGACGAGTATGGCATTGAGCCTGCTGCCGGTGGCGCTGTCATGATGGCAGGCCCTGCAGGTGGCGATGCCGCAGGTGGCGGCGCTGAAGAGCAAACAGAATTTGACGTAATTCTGAAAGCCGCAGGCGCTTCAAAAATCAACGTGATCAAAGAAGTTCGCGGCATCACAGGCCTAGGCCTGAAAGAAGCCAAAGAGCTGGTTGATGCAGGCGGCAAAGCTGTCAAAGAAGGCGTTGATAAAGCCGAAGCGGAAGACATCAAAGCCAAGCTGGAAGCAGCTGGCGCCGAAGTCGAGCTTAAGTAA
- the rplA gene encoding 50S ribosomal protein L1, whose amino-acid sequence MAKFGKRMRSVREAADGKFDLSVEEAVALVKANAKAKFDETIEIAVNLGVDTRHADQMVRGVIGLPNGTGKTVRVAVFARDAKADEAKAAGADIVGAEDLMEIVQGGKIEFDRCIATPDMMPVVGRLGKVLGPRNLMPNPKVGTVTMDVTAAVKAAKGGEVQFKAEKGGVVHAGVGKASFDEAKLVENVKAFVDAVAKAKPSGAKGAYMKKIALSSTMGAGVTIDVGAASQR is encoded by the coding sequence ATGGCGAAGTTTGGAAAACGGATGCGCTCTGTGCGCGAAGCAGCGGACGGCAAATTTGATTTGTCGGTTGAAGAGGCTGTGGCATTGGTGAAAGCCAACGCAAAAGCTAAATTCGATGAAACGATCGAAATTGCGGTGAATTTAGGGGTTGATACCCGCCATGCCGACCAGATGGTGCGCGGCGTTATCGGTCTGCCAAATGGCACTGGAAAAACAGTGCGGGTTGCAGTGTTTGCGCGCGATGCCAAAGCAGATGAAGCGAAAGCGGCTGGGGCTGATATTGTGGGCGCCGAAGATCTGATGGAAATTGTTCAAGGCGGCAAGATCGAATTTGATCGGTGCATTGCAACACCTGATATGATGCCGGTTGTTGGGCGTTTGGGCAAAGTACTTGGGCCGCGCAATTTGATGCCCAATCCCAAAGTCGGTACCGTCACGATGGATGTTACTGCGGCTGTCAAAGCGGCGAAGGGCGGCGAAGTGCAGTTCAAAGCTGAAAAAGGCGGTGTGGTGCATGCGGGTGTTGGCAAAGCCTCATTTGATGAAGCAAAATTGGTCGAAAACGTAAAAGCGTTCGTAGACGCTGTGGCCAAAGCCAAGCCATCAGGTGCTAAGGGTGCCTATATGAAAAAGATCGCGCTGAGTTCGACAATGGGCGCCGGCGTCACGATCGATGTGGGGGCTGCAAGCCAACGCTAA